A window of Bufo gargarizans isolate SCDJY-AF-19 chromosome 9, ASM1485885v1, whole genome shotgun sequence contains these coding sequences:
- the LOC122946236 gene encoding galectin-4-like: MSPAPPPYTPGPGFVQNSFEPPIYAAQKVTVMAAAPVLGALTPQKAPMTVYNPVMPFQAVFQKHFGRNGNVIIMGNIAYGADKFHVNLLNSRTRNIQLHINPRLREGVIVRNTQDRGKWGPEERHMSYMPFHPGQSFQLEIRNEGGSFGIYSSGTKLFDYVHRLPFHQIDMIEVGGDVTLTFVQY, from the exons ATGTCTCCGGCTCCACCGCCATACACTCCAGGTCCAGGATTT GTTCAAAATTCGTTTGAACCTCCAATATATGCAGCACAGAAG GTAACAGTTATGGCTGCAGCTCCTGTCCTTGGGGCTCTCACG CCACAGAAAGCCCCCATGACTGTGTACAACCCG GTAATGCCCTTTCAAGCTGTTTTTCAGAAGCACTTTGGCAGAAATGGAAATGTCATTATCATGGGAAATATCGCTTATGGGGCAGACAA GTTTCACGTGAATCTCTTAAACAGCAGAACAAGGAATATTCAGCTTCATATCAACCCTCGTTTAAGAGAAGGAGTAATAGTAAGAAATACTCAAGACAGAGGCAAATGGGGGCCTGAGGAAAGACATATGTCCTACATGCCATTCCACCCTGGGCAAAGCTTTCAG CTGGAAATCAGGAACGAGGGAGGCTCTTTCGGGATCTATTCTAGTGGAACAAAATTATTCGACTATGTCCACCGCCTACCTTTCCACCAAATTGACATGATTGAAGTTGGAGGAGATGTCACCTTGACTTTTGTCCAATACTAA